The genomic interval AACTTGCCTAGCTGTGCATGTTTTAATATAGACCGACAATTTAGTAGCTTCCCAACCTGCCTTGCTACTGAATGATGACTGGAGAACATAGGACTGCCACTGCTTTTAGAAATCCTGCTAGTGGCAAAATACAGATATACAAGTTAGAGACGTAGTTCTTAATTGTTAGTAGAAATAGAGCTTTCCCTTCAGAGcaacatatttcaaaacagatTTTGAAACATTTACCTAAAACATGAGCAAATAGATTTCTCAACCTCTGGGGCATTTTCAGTCTTTATATTTTAGCCAGTTATCTATCGTTTAGAATAATAATACCAGTTTCAACCATCCTACAACTACAATATTTATTCTGGGATTTTAGAGTCGCAAACATTCCTTTAGCTGCTGGGAGTTTTATTGATAGATAACCTCTGGTGTTTCAGGACTTGGAAGCTTAATATCCCTGCACTTGAGAGATTGGTACAACTCTGCCTCCTCCGACTACAAATAAAATCATCAATTAGCTGATTATCCTAACACCTTAGCTAACACCTTTATCTGAAAATACCTTCTGCTAACACTGGCATGACACAAGGGACAGTACCTTGCTCATGGCTTCTCCCTGCCAAGTTCTGATCCTTCAGTTCTTCTGCTCCCAGACCAAGCAAAAAtgatggggggaaaaaagataCAAGGTCTCCTTACTCTATGATTTATGTAAGCATGATCTAACTTTATAGTATTTCCCTTCTAATCAGGATCAGCTCATAGCatcaagaatgagaaaaatatccATGGGCTTTCAAAAGGCAACTTCTCTCCTTTTGCTAGGGGGTATGGGAAGGGAAATTTCAGTAAGTTcatctcttccttagagaagataGTTTCAAtgttaatttgattatttttctatttcggTGTGATTCTGTGCCAAAAATCTTTTCAAGTCTGTTTCTgaaacacacatatgtatgtatatatctatgtacAGTCAAATATTGAACAGTTAACAGTAaagatttatctgtttttttcttcaggcACCTTCTAACCCACAACTTCTGTTTCTTAGAAGTGCCTAAGGCATTGGAATGACATCAAAGAGCCAGTAACTTggcatttattatattaatacttATCTAGGGGAAATAAGAAACTATTAGAGGCCTCCGCGCCGCAGCCCCCGCTGTAGCCGCCTCCAAGCCCGCCGCCACCGCCTCTGAGCAGAAGATGGCTGTGCCACCCACGTATGCCGATCTTGGCAAATCTGCCAGGGATGTCTTCACCAAGGGCTATGGATTTGGCTTAATAAAGCttgatttgaaaacaaaatctgaGAATGGATTGGAATTTACAAGCTCAGGCTCAGCCAACACTGAGACCACCAAAGTAACGGGCAGTCTGGAAACCAAGTACAGATGGACTGAGTACGGCCTGACGTTTACAGAGAAATGGAACACCGACAATACACTAGGCACCGAGATTACTGTGGAAGATCAGCTTGCACGTGGACTGAAGCTGACCTTCGATTCATCCTTCTCACCTaacactgggaaaaaaaatgctaaaatcaaGACAGGGTACAAGCGGGAGCACATTAACCTGGGCTGTGACATGGATTTCGACATTGCTGGACCTTCCATCCGGGGTGCTCTAGTGCTGGGTTACGAGGGCTGGCTGGCGGGTTACCAGATGAATTTTGAGACTGCAAAATCCCGAGTGACCCAGAGCAACTTTGCAGTTGGCTACAAGACTGATGAATTCCAGCTTCACACTAATGTGAATGACGGGACAGAGTTTGGTGGCTCCATTTACCAGAAAGTGAACAAGAAGTTGGAGACCGCTGTCAATCTCGCCTGGACAGCAGGAAACAGTAACACGCGCTTCGGAATAGCAGCCAAGTATCAGATTGACCCTGACGCCTGCTTCTCGGCTAAAGTGAACAACTCCAGCCTGATAGGTTTAGGATACACTCAGACTCTAAAGCCAGGTATCAAACTGACACTGTCAGCTCTTCTGGATGGCAAGAACGTCAATGCTGGTGGCCACAAGCTTGGTCTAGGACTGGAATTTCAAGCATAAATGAATACTGtacaattgtttaattttaaactattttgcaGCATAGCTACCTTCAGAATTTAGTGTATCTTAATGTTGTATGTCTGGGATGCAAGTATTGCTAAATATGTTAGCTCTCCAGGTTAAAGATGATTCAGCTTTAAGATGTTACCCTTCCAGAGGTACAGAAGAAACCCATTTCCAGAAAAGGTCCTTTCCGTGGTAGACTCGGGGGGAGCTTGGTGGCCCCTTTGAGATGCCAGGTTTCTTTTTTATCTAAAATGGCTGCAAGTGGAAGCTGATAGTATGTAGGCACTTTGTAAATTCatattgagtaaatgaatgaaattgtgaTTTCCTGAGAATCGAACCTTGGTTTCCTAACCCTAATTGATGAGAGGCTTGCTGCTTGATGGTGTGTACAAACTCACCGGAATGGGACTTTTTTGGACAGATCTTCATGACCTGTTCCCACCCCAGTTCATCATCACCTCTTTTACACCAAAAGGTCTGCAGGATGTGGTCACTGTTTCTTTTGTGCCATTTTGGGGTGGAGAAGGTAGATGTGATGAAGCCAATAATTCAGGACTTATTCcttcttgtgttgtgttttttttgcCCTTGCACCAGAGTATGAAATAGCTTCCAGGAGCTCCAGCTATAAGCTTGGAAGTGTCTGTGTGATCGTAATCACATGGTGACAACACTCAGAATCTAAATTGGACTTCTGTTGTATTCTCACCACTCAATTTGTTTTTTAGCAGTTTAATGGGTACATTTTAGAGTCTTCCATTTTGTGTGGAATTAGATCCTCCCCTTCAAATGCTGTAATTAACATCACTTAAAAAAActtgaataaaatattgaaacctcaaaaaaaaaaaaaaaaaaaaaaaaaaaaaaaaagaaactattagaGTGTATATTCAGAAGCTTCAAGCTTTCACTTGATCATAGCAAAATATTAACATGTAAACACTTTAAAGaagcaatatatttttttcttgggtaatttagcatttattttgAGGGAAAAATTATTATCCTTGATATATCTGCAATAGCTAAAGTTCAGGTCATCTTTATCTAGCATGTGAAGGTAAGTTATTTGATAAATAGTGACCACTTCATCCTTGAGAAACCTTGCTTTAGATAAATAATCTCCAGGTAATAATTGTTATTTCTACTGCTTTATAAAGACTGCTTGAGTGTGGGGTCAAACTAACCTTTCATTAAATCAAAGCAGTGAACCAGATGCTTAGAATAATGATGATAATTAATCCATAGCCTTGTAGAAGAACAAAGGCTTATTTGAAGAAGGCATTTATATGCTAGAGtcatttcttttgttcttgttttgtttagtGTCTCATGGTAATTGAATTCATAAGAGATTTGAGAAACATATTAGGTAACATTTATTATGTGACAGCATATCAGCATTTCAGAAAACCCTCGTGTATGTACCTAGAGAATCAATTTACCTTTGATCCAATTTTATATTATGATTAAGTATACTCAAAATCAAAATGTTATCAAATGATAAACAATAAATTCTACCTTGGTTTCATGGATTTGGTTTCTACaaattgtattagtctattttcatgctgctaattaagacatacccgagactgggtaatttataaagaaaaagaagtttgatggactcatgattccacatggctgggaggcctcaaaatcatggagGAGggcgaaaggcacatcttacatcacagcaggcaagagagagaatgagaagcaAGCGAAAGAAGTctccctttataaaaccgtcagatctcctgagacttatttactatccaTAAAGCAGTatgaggaaactgcccccatgattcattaTCTCccacaggtccctcccacaacatgtgggaattatgggagctataattcaagatgagatttgggtacgGATACAGCCAAACAGCATCATTTCATTCCtagccccttccaaatctcatgtccttacatttcaaaaccaatcatgacttcccaacattcccccaaagtcttaactcatttcaggaTTAACTCAAACGGCCACAGTCCAACGTCTCAtttgaaacaaggcaagtcccttcccccTATCAGCccgtaaaatcaaaagcaagttaattacttcctagatacaatgggggtacaggaattgggtaaatatAACCATTCCAAATGGGGGCAATTGGCCAAAAAAACGGGGCTACAGTTCCCatgaaagtctgaaatccagcgggGCAGCCCAATCTTCAAGctcaaaaatgttttcctttgactccatgtctcacattcaggcaCCACTGTtgcaagagatgggttcccatggtcttgggcagctccactcctttcgctttgcaggatacagtctccttcctggctgctttcaccggctggcattgagtgtctgcagctcttccaggtgcatggtgcacactgttagtggatctaccattctgggatctggaggacagtggccctcttctcacagttccactaggcagtgcctcagtagggactctgtgggaACTCTGACCcctcatttcccttctgcactgtcctagcagaggctctccatgagggccccacccctgcagcaaatatctgcctgggcatccaggcatgtCCATACATCCTCGGAAATCTAGGGGGAGGTTTCCAAATCCcaattcttaacttctgtgcactcacaggctcaccACCACGTGGAAGCtaccaaggtttggggcttgcaccctctgaagccatggtctgagctctacattggcccctttcagccatggctggagtagctgggatgcagggcaccaagtccctaggctgcacacagtatGGGGACCCTGGGTCCGGCGCACgaaactattttttcctcctaggtctccagGCCTGGGATGGAAGAGGCTGATGTGAaaatctctgacatgccctggagacattttccccgttGCCTTGGGATTAatattcagctcctcattacttatgcacaTTTTTGCAACCGGCTTCAATTTTTTCTCAGAACATGGGATTTTCTTTTCGATCATAttttcaggctgcaaattttctgattttttatgctctgtttaccttataaaactgaatgccttttgCATCACCCAAGTCAACTTTtaaatgctttgttgcttagaaatatattccaccagatactctaaattatctctctaaagttcaaagttccacaaatctctatggcaggggcaaaatgtctcCAGTCTATTTGTCAAAACATAATAAGAGTcaccttttctccagttcccaacaagttcctcatctccatctgagactacctcagcctggactttatttgTCTATATTATTGGCATTTTGggtaaagccattcaacaagtctctagaagttccaaactttcccatatatTCCTGTTTCCTTCTGAGTCCTCCATACTCTTGCAACTCCTGCCTGTCACCCAGcttcaaagtcacttccacattttcgggtatctttacagcagcaccccagtCTTAGtaacaatttactgtattagtctgttttcgtgctactaataaagacatacctgagactgggtaatttataaagaaaaagatggttaatggactcacagttcatgGAGTTTAGTGGACacagtttaatggactcacatgcctggagaggcctcacaatcatgatggagggtgaaaggcatgtctcataCATTGCAGCAGGGAAGAGCAAGAATGAAAACCAACTaatataaaaccatctgatcttgtgAGGTTTACTCACTACAATGCAAGCAGTATGAGGGGaactgcccctgtgattcaattatctcccactggattCCTCCTACAACGTGGGAATTACGGgagttgcaattcaagatgaggaaGGGGACACAGAAAACCATATCACAAATGATCATGAATGGGTTTCTTTCTagaaagagatggaagaaaatagtTTCTAGCAAGTTTGGATAAATCTGACTAGgtcaaaatgtaaaattctatTCCCTCTTGTGTTTATGTTAACAAAGCTAGGTTCTAATACTCATCAAACTTTTTGTACAGtcttttgtattaaaaaagaaaataaattttcatgatACCGTCTAAATTTTTACAGAGATTTTTATAGTCCCACTTATTTTTTACACTAATTGTGcaagggaagaaaatgaagcagagCATATCTAAACAACCTAAGAACACAATTCCTCatatatacctcaaaataaagaaactcatctcaaaacataacttaaaaataaGCATTAGAAACTGAAGCTGACTGGCATTGCACAGAGCATGtcttaacagaaaaaataattttaattcatccattcaataaatatttaccatatgCTTTCCATATGACAGCCACTGGGCTATTTAATATAAATGAGCAGCAAATATTCTATGGtgacaactttaaaaaatcaataaagaatctaaaaaaagtatttaaaacttttacaaaATGGGCAGTCCacattataaatagaaaaataattagaaagaaaactagaaggaagacaGATAATTGTATAAAAAATGTTTGGCAATTTAAAATACTGCCAGTGGATCAagtaaaaagaatattatttttttctattggtaataagacagagaaatatttattgaaataaattttattgtgatgATGAGGCAATTGTCAAGGTGCTGGGGTTCAAGTGAGGAATATGAGCAAGTAAAGAAAGTAACAGTGTTGAAAACTCTTAAAATACCTTGAAGAGAAGAATGCTATGGTGAAGGATAGAGGATAGAGAGCCAACAGATTGAGGATCTTTAATGAGATAACTTGGTAACTTAATGTTTATACCCTAATGAATAGACCTTAGCAAAGAGGGCAGCAATAaaaggagagaggggaaaaagtGGTGTAAAATTGGTAAGTGATATTGCTTCCGTTGGAAAAGGAGAACAGGGCAGGGCAGACATAGGTGAGTTTATTTGTTTGGTGGCAGAAGTTGAGATTCATCTTGTTAAATGATTCCTATTTCAATGTAAATATGCATTAATTCAACAATTTCTATACTATTGTTGATATTTCTGAACATGGGAGAAAAGTGGAGAGGGGAATTTAAGGGCAGTTTAGGGCAATTTATAGAGActtgtgaaaaatatttaaatagattgTATAAGAAATGGGAACaagaaatgaagaaggaattGGGGAAAAGATTGCAAGATTCCAGTTGAAGAAGAATGTCATAAATTAGTATTGGCACAAATCTACATCATTCTCCAGGTATCTCTAATGATGCTTAGTAGCTAGGTGTATGTGTTGAAAAGTtaggcttttgttgttgttgttgttattgttgttgttttcttcaaGCAGTGTGGTTAAAGAGCAGTAGAAAAAAAAGggaactggaaaaaaatagaatcagAGAATGATTGAAATGATACACCAAGTTTCAGAGACATGATGAATGAAGAGATTATGGAAAGGggtataaagaacaaaaatggagGTTTCAAGGAAAAGGAGGACTATCTGCAGTTGAAGAAAATGTATATTGATATTAATTAAGATGAATAAGCTGGTTGATAATTGGGGAGACAAATGTTTCAGTTCAAGTTTTAATTGTTTAAGAGTTGCCAGATGATGATAGTATACAGTGTACGAAAACATTGAGAGAAGATAATAGTCACTAAAGGTGAAAAAAATTATGAACTGGAACtcaatctaaaaataatttagattgtTTCTCAGTATGAGAACTACTCCAAATATAATGGATAACCAGAGAAGTATTAGAACCATCTGAGAGTAATGACAATCAAGAAAACTACCTTTAGTAGAAAATAATCGAATAACACTTCAAAgtggataaaaagaaagaagaaagaaaatattttatagtggAAAGTACACGGCATTTAGAACCTGACAGTTGTTCATTCATGTCCCAACTCTACCATTTACTAGATCTGTGGTATTGTCTATCTGAATCTTGGCTTTATCAATAGTAAAATATAGATTATCTCAATATCTATCTATCATGCTATTTCTCTATGCCAGGGAATGGATTAAATAATTATAACCTGTTCTTTGGATGAAATAAGTCTATGTATAAAATCAGATgtgtaaatatatgaatattgtcTCATAGAAATTCTGTTtccacaataataaaaaattaagtatatattttattactttcatGTGAAGATACCTCAAGGTtattaaaatacatcaaaataatttcatctttaaTGTATATCAAATTTTGTTGAGCTTATTTGAAAATTGCATCATTACTTCCTCTTTGAATGGTAACATGCCCTAAGATTTTGCTTAGTTGCTTTGTTTGCAAGGTCCTTATATAGCTACAGCATGTCTGCTTTCTTGTTATCAAAATATAATATAGTACAGTGAGTTCTATTTTgcgattaaaaaataaattttcattaataaataatatacattcagttaatataaattttatcctAATATAAACTGTTACATGTTTTTATaagtataaagtttaaaaattatataggaAACTCTGCCAATTGCTATTTCAGAATAGGTGGGTTTGAGATGAGTGAAAACACGTTTTTAagatcttttaattttaaattaatttatcaaTTATGTGAGAAGATATGCTGATGCTTAATACTTATTGaaattaaacataattaaatGTTTTCATCACCTGTTTTCTAAACAATTACTATTGTTATGAGGATGTCTGTAATATCGCTAAAGCCTACCACATGCCACGGGTACCTTGTGATGAAAAAGTGACAAAAATGTTTAGATTTATTTTAGCTGAATATATTGCctcctaaaaatagaaagaaaaagaaacaaattatattaACAAATACTTCTAAGGAAAATCTGTTTCTAACTAGAGCAATTTTTATTAAACCCAATCTATCCATGCTTTTCCAGGTTAATTGGAATTATAAGGATTCCCTTTCAACATTGTAAAAAATCCCTTAATTGTAATTGGTCCCGTGACCTCTTGTCTAGGCTCCCGTGGTGTGACAGCTGACCACTTCTGGCTCTAACTAAGCATCAGAGGAAGTTTTGTTTGTTCGGTTGGTGATGGCTGAAAATCAGTCTTCACTTCCTTCATTACAGGTATGCTGAGGTAATTGTattcacttctttttttgttttaattaattactGATTCCTAAGCACCTTTTTCCACACTTGTTTAAACATCTATTTTCCTAAATGTGAAGATCACGCAGCTATTGTGAGAACAGATGATCACACTTTCAGTATATCCTCAATTATTCTCACATTTACTTTCTACATCACCCACTTTAGGCTTTACTAAGAGTTACATAATTCAGAGTATGGATTAGCATTTTACTTGAAGAGCACTGGCAGTTCAACACTTGGATTCATAATGCTCTTCCATGTCACCAAGAGCCTGTTTTTAAACCTAACAATCAACTACAAAACATAACAAGCAGGATTATGCAGAAACACGCATGCAGAACATTTTTATCGTAACAGATGAGTGGCTCTCAGAGCAGACAAGAACCCATAGGGTATTCACTGCCATGACTCACTTGTCTCTTCAAAATGCTATATGCTTtatacatgaaatttaaaaatctcactgCTTCTTAGCACAAGTTAAGATAGAACCTGTTGCTCCCCCTGAATATATCATGTTCATTTCTACTCTAAGCCCTTGTTTTATGTTATGTCTCCATATTGTTGGGCCTACATTTTTCCTTCACACCTCTTTATATATCTTACCTATTTTGAAGGTACTAGCTGAGGTACCACTTCCACAATGCTTGGTTGATCCTGCCTATAGAGAGTTCACATTATTTCTTAAGTATTTCTTTCAccaatagatttatttatttatttatttatttatttatttattttttggagcagGTACTGCTATCTTACAAGAGGAAAAGAAACCCTGGCTTCGAACTTGATACTAGGCAAACAATTTGTCCTCAGTTTTGAGAAGGGTGTGcatatttccatttcttattGTCAACATGACAAGCAAGGATGAGAtgcatccattcaagttttactTCTATTTGCCTTCATTTTAGTGCTGTCATGGGGAGTTGCAGTTCTAAGTCTCAGAATGCTAGTTGTTGGATCTTGCCTTTAGTAGGAAGTTTCTGCACTTAAGGATGGTACTGTTCTGTGAGTAGGCTCATTCTAATTTTCCATGGCAAAgaatgaggaatttttttttttcactagacTAACTGGGGCcatatacaactttttttttttttttttctgaatatagatGTAGAGACTTTTGTGTGCCACAATATAAACAATCTCGGACTGTGACTGGTCCCATAGGCTTGATCTGTCAGTTCACATCTGTTATCTAGTTTGTTGCTTAGGTAAACTGAAGTCCTCTTTCAAGGAAACGAAGTAGAATGTGAAGGAAGGAATAAACAGTTCCACTCAATTTTCAGGCCTAAGATCATAACCCACATCAAAAGCTAGAGAAACTCAATGTTAAATGAATGACATTAGGTCCTCTTACAGTTATTACCAAATGAGTAATTTCCTTCCATATGGTTCTTCATGCACAGGTACCTTCTCAGGGAACTCtgaaaaagaagtagaaatagTATGAGACAAGCAACAGTCATATTCCAAAGGTAATAACATTCTCACTTTATCACATATCAAGTTGAAATATGACAatgaaaaagcttaaaaatatgatttatttagaTATAAAACTTTATTCAAGCCATAAAGACAACCATTATGATACAGACCAAACTgaacttaaatatatttaaaaaatttgatttaaaaattttaccctTGATTTTTTCTGCTTTGATTGCCTTTGTTTACctgatttttcattcttttcctattcaatatCAAAATATTAGATGCACATAGTAAAAAATCAAATTGCAAAagtttataatgaaaaagaatttcTTGTTTTATACCTAGTCTAGTATCCTGGTAAAACATATTAattatctagatttttttttattttagaggttTATAAGGTCATAgtacttaaaatattattatatcaaTAATTCTAGATTTAACTATTGGTGTTCCGTAATGAAAAGAATATTTAGCTTCTAATACTACTCAATAATCCTCATTCAACTCACATTTTGATGGACATCATTAAACTATGATATGATTTATTAATGCCTTTTGCAACAAGACATAAAttcttaaaacatgttttatttttccatgaaatTTATATACCTCTTTTATTAAAGAGCCCTGCAGTATGCTAAGATTACTTGTCACTCTCTTAgccaacaaatattcatttagtATCTGCCATATACCAGACACTGTTTTAGGTAAAGAGGATTcagcagagaacaaaacagaaaaacaaacaagcaaatacaaATGTTCCtgtcctcaggaagcttacatcCTGATATatcaaaattatgtattataattttgtatacatatataattatatattatactgaATTATAGTTATTTCCAAATGTCAAAGTCATGAATTTGTGTACTTATATAATATTTCTAGTATCAAGGCCaaataaaatctcttttcctATTCTCATCAATTGCTCAAAAATTTGCAATATAACAAAGACtcaaaaagcaattgcaacaaaaaggTTGACAAATGGCACGTAATGAAAGAgtttctgcccagcaaaagacaCTCAACAGAGTGGAtatacaacctacagaatgagagaaaatatttgcaagttatgCATCTGagaaaagtctaatatccagagtctatatGGAACTTAAATCACcaagcaaaaaacaaccaaccttatttaaaaatgggcataGGACATCAACAagtacttctcaaaagaagatacattcacatacacatagcccacaagcatatgaaaaaacactcagcatcactaatcattagagaaatgcaaaccaggccgggtgcagtggctcatgcctgtaatcccagcactttgagaggctgaggcgggtggatctcttgaggtcaggagtttgagaccagcctggccaacatggtgaaaccctgcgtctaccaaaaatacaaaaattaaccaggcatggtggcgggcacctacagtctcagcaactcaggaggctgaggcaccagaattgttTGAAtcaaggaggcagagcttgcagtgatccgagatcatgcaactgcacaccagcctgggctacagagtaagactccatcttaaataaataaataaataaataaataaataaataaataaaataaaaagagagagagagagagaaatacaaaccaaaaccacaatgagataacgctgcacaccagtcagaatagctattattaaaaagtcagaaagtaacagatgttggtggggttgtaga from Rhinopithecus roxellana isolate Shanxi Qingling chromosome 18, ASM756505v1, whole genome shotgun sequence carries:
- the LOC115894591 gene encoding voltage-dependent anion-selective channel protein 1, whose product is MAVPPTYADLGKSARDVFTKGYGFGLIKLDLKTKSENGLEFTSSGSANTETTKVTGSLETKYRWTEYGLTFTEKWNTDNTLGTEITVEDQLARGLKLTFDSSFSPNTGKKNAKIKTGYKREHINLGCDMDFDIAGPSIRGALVLGYEGWLAGYQMNFETAKSRVTQSNFAVGYKTDEFQLHTNVNDGTEFGGSIYQKVNKKLETAVNLAWTAGNSNTRFGIAAKYQIDPDACFSAKVNNSSLIGLGYTQTLKPGIKLTLSALLDGKNVNAGGHKLGLGLEFQA